A single window of Microbacterium oryzae DNA harbors:
- a CDS encoding TIGR03557 family F420-dependent LLM class oxidoreductase, whose protein sequence is MTRFGYTLMTEQSGPRELVRYAQAAEDAGFDYLASSDHYSPWLTSQGHAPYAWTVLGAVAQATSRVELMTYVTCPTMRYHPAVVAQKAATLQELSEGRFLLGLGSGENLNEHVVGEGWPAVHARQDMLVEAIEIIRALHTGDLITYEGEYFRVDSARIWDCPDGGVPIGVAVSGPSSIAEFAPLGDHLITTEPDPGLLQAWDGAREGDAPSRKIGQIPISWDPDRERAVARAHDQFRWFAGGWAVNADLPTPAGFQAASAYVRPEDVAQSIACGPDLDALAESARPFVDAGFTDVAIVQVGDEQQERFLAEVAEPLLERLRAL, encoded by the coding sequence AGCTCGTGCGATACGCCCAGGCCGCGGAGGACGCGGGCTTCGACTACCTCGCGAGCAGCGACCACTACTCGCCGTGGCTCACGAGCCAGGGGCACGCGCCGTATGCGTGGACTGTGCTCGGCGCCGTCGCGCAGGCCACCTCGCGCGTGGAGCTCATGACCTACGTCACGTGCCCGACCATGCGCTATCACCCCGCCGTCGTGGCGCAGAAGGCCGCGACGCTGCAGGAGCTCTCCGAGGGGCGCTTCCTCCTGGGGCTGGGCTCGGGCGAGAACCTCAACGAGCACGTCGTGGGCGAGGGATGGCCGGCCGTGCACGCGCGTCAGGACATGCTGGTGGAGGCGATCGAGATCATCCGGGCGCTGCACACCGGGGATCTCATCACCTATGAGGGCGAGTACTTCCGGGTCGACTCCGCGCGCATCTGGGACTGCCCCGACGGCGGGGTCCCCATCGGCGTCGCAGTGTCGGGACCGAGCTCCATCGCCGAGTTCGCTCCCCTGGGCGACCACCTCATCACCACGGAGCCGGACCCTGGACTCCTGCAGGCGTGGGACGGCGCGCGCGAGGGCGACGCGCCGTCGCGCAAGATCGGGCAGATCCCGATCTCGTGGGATCCCGACCGGGAGCGGGCCGTGGCGCGCGCGCATGACCAGTTCCGCTGGTTCGCGGGGGGCTGGGCGGTGAACGCCGACCTGCCGACGCCCGCGGGATTCCAGGCGGCGAGCGCCTATGTCCGGCCGGAGGACGTGGCCCAGTCCATCGCGTGCGGACCCGACCTCGACGCGCTCGCGGAGAGCGCGCGTCCGTTCGTCGACGCGGGCTTCACCGATGTGGCGATCGTGCAGGTGGGCGACGAGCAGCAGGAGCGCTTCCTCGCCGAGGTCGCGGAGCCGCTGCTGGAGCGGCTCCGCGCCCTCTGA